In Xanthomonas campestris pv. phormiicola, the DNA window CCGGTGGATCCGATCCCGGACCAGCCGATCGATCCGACCATCCCGCCGATCAGCGATCCGGTCGGCGATGTCGACGCCCCGGTGCCGGGGCCGCGCGGGCCGACGCAGTCCGTGTAGCGTCCGCCCTCGAAACATCCTTGCAGGGAGGATCCGGGCGCATCGCCTTCTCAGCGAATGCGGAACCCCATCGTCGCCTCCACTGCCTGCTGCCAGCCGGCATACAGGTGCTCGCGGCGCTCGGCCGGCATGCTCGGCTCGAAGCGGCGGTCCACCGCCCATTGCTGCGCGATCTCCGCGCGATCCTTCCAGAAGCCCGTCGCCAGCCCGGCCAGATACGCGGCGCCCAGCGCGGTGGTCTCCGCCACTTCGGGGCGCAGCACCGGCACGTCGAGGATGTCGCTCTGGAACTGGGCCATGAAGTCGTTGCTGATCGCGCCGCCGTCGGCGCGCAGTTCCTTCAGCTCGATGCCCGAATCGACCTGCATCGCGGTCAGCACGTCGCGGGTCTGATACGCCATCGACTCCACCGCGGCGCGGATGAAGTGTTCCTTGGTGGTGCCGCGGGTCAGCCCGAACACCGCGCCGCGGATATCGCTGCGCCAGTACGGCGCGCCCAGGCCGACGAAGGCCGGCACGAAATACACGCCGTCGTTGTCGCCGGCGCGCTCGGCGTACTCTTCCGAGTCGCTGGCCTTGCCGAGCATGCGCAGGCCGTCGCGCAGCCACTGCACCACCGACCCGGCGACGAAGATCGCCCCTTCCAGCGCGTACACGACCTTGCCGTCCACACCCCAGGCGATGGTGGTGAGCAGGCCGTTCTTGGATTCCACCGCTTTCTCGCCGGTGTTCATCAGCATGAAACAGCCGGTGCCGTAGGTGTTCTTGGCCATGCCCGGCTCGAAGCAGGCCTGGCCGAACAGCGCCGCCTGCTGGTCGCCGGCGATGCCGGCGATCGGCACTTCGTGGCCGTAGAAATACTGGCCCTGGGTGGTGCCGTAGATCTCGCTGGAGGACCGCACCTGGGGCAGCATCGAGGCGGGGATGTCGAGCATCTGCAGCAGTTCCTCGTCCCAGCGCAGTTCGTGGATGTTGTACAGCAGCGTGCGCGAGGCGTTGGTGTAGTCGGTGACGTGGACCTTGCCGGCGGTGAGGTTCCAGATCAGCCAGCTGTCGATGGTGCCGAACGCCAGCTCGCCGCGCTGCGCGCGTTCGCGCGCGCCCTCGACATGGTCGAGGATCCACTTGACCTTGGTGCCGGAGAAATACGCATCGATCAGCAGGCCGGTCTTGGCCCGCACCATGTCCTCGTGGCCGGCGGCCTTGAGCTGCTCGCAGATGTCCTTGGTCTGCCGCGACTGCCAGACAATGGCGTTGTAGATCGGCTGCCCGGTGGCGCGGTCCCACACCACCGCGGTCTCGCGCTGGTTGGTGATGCCGATGCCGGCGATCGCGCTGGCGTCCACCTGCTGGTTGTTCAGCAGTTCGGTGATCGTGGTGTAGACGCTGGTCATGATCTCGCGCGGGTTGTGCTCCACCCAGCCCGGCTGCGGGAAGATCTGCCCGAACTCGCGCTGCGCCATGCCGACGATGCGGCCCTTGCGGTCGAACAGGATCGCGCGCGAACTGGTGGTGCCCTGGTCGATGGCCAGGATGAATGTCTTTTCCATCGGTGACTCCTGCGGGATGGTGGGGCGTGCGCCGCGGCGGCGCCCGGAATGGAGGGGACGTGCCGACGGCGGCGGCACCGGTACCGCGCGCCGGCTCAGGCCCGGCGCGACGCCGCTTCTTTCTCGAGCGCCTTCACCCGCGCCGGCAGGAACGGATAGATCAGCCATTGGTAGGCGGCGCCGCCGATCACGCCGCCGACCAGCGGGCCGACGATCGGGATCCACCAGTAGCTGTCGGCCGACGGCAGCGCCGAGGCGCCCCAGCCGGCGAAATAGGCGAACAGGCGCGGCCCGAAATCGCGCGCCGGATTGATCGCCCACGCTTCCAGGTAGCCCATCGAGGCGCCGATGGTCGCCACCAGCAGGCCGATGATCAGCGCGCCGGCATTGGCGCCGGGCGCGGCTTCGTTGTAGCGCTCGGTGATGGCGAAGATGCCGAAGATCAGGAACGCGGTCAGGATCACCTGGTCGCGCAGCGCGTGCATCGGCGTGATCGCCAGGCCCGGCGCGGTGAAGAACACGCCGGCCGCACCGCCCGCCGCGCGGGTCAGGTGCTGGGTCTGGTTGTAGTGGTCGATCACCGGCGCGAACAACAGATAGACGATGGCCGCGCCAAGGAACGCGCCGCCCACCTGCGCCGCCCAGTACGGCAGCACCTTCTTCCACGCGAAACCGCGGAACAGCGCCAGCGCCAGGGTCACCGCCGGATTGGCGTGGGTGCCGGAGACCGACGCGGTGACGTAGATCGCGATCGTCACCGCCAGGCCCCAGGCCATGCATACGCCCCAGTAGGCGTGCTGGTAGGGGCTGGGGTCGTACAGCACGTACATGCACGCCACCGAGCAGCCGAAGGCGATGATGATCACCATCGCCACCGCCTCGGAAATCAGTTCGCCGAGCAGTTGCCGGTTCATGGCCGCGGCTCCCGTGCCGCGGTCGTCGCATCGCCGGCGATGCCGGTCATCGGTTTGCACATGCCTGCCACCCTCCACGGTCGTTTCCAGGTTCACGCGCGGCGGCGATGGCCGATGCACGCGGCGATTGTGCACGCGCGGCCGGCGCCCGATGGCGGACGGGCCGGCTGCGGTGCGCGGCTCATGCGGGCGCGGCGGCCACCGCAGCCGGCGCCTGCTGCAGATAGTCGATCAGCCGTTGGCGGCCGGCGGCGTCGATGCGCAGGCCGAGCTTGCTGCGGCGCCACAGCAGGTCGTCGGCCTGGGTCACCCACTCGTGTTCGCGCAGATAGTCCACTTCCGCCTGGTACAGGTCGGCGCCGAAATGCTCGCCCAGTGCCTGCAGCGAGCTGGCCTCGCCGAGCAGCAACGTCGCGCGGGTGCCGTAGTTGCGCGCCAGGCGCCAGGCGCTCGCCTCGCTCAGCCACGGCCGCGTCGCGCGCAGTTCCTGCGCCAGCACGTGGATGTCGCGGCGTTCGCCGCCGGGCAGCGGCGCGCCACGCACGGTCCAGGCCGGCGCCTTGCGCCCGGCGTGCGCGACCAGCCGGTCCACCGCTTCCTCGGCCAGCTTGCGGTAAGTGGTGAGCTTGCCGCCGAACACGTTGAGCAGCGCCGCGCCGCCGTCCGCGTCCAGTTCCAGCAGGTAGTCGCGGGTGACCTCGGCGGCGTTGTCCTCCTCGTCGTCGAGCAGCGGGCGCACGCCGCTGTAGCTCCACACCACGTCGCCGGGCGCGATCTGCCTGAGGAAATAGCGGTTGGCGGCCTCGCACAGGTAGCGCGTCTCCTCGGCGTCGATCTTCGGCGCGGACGGATCGGCACGGTAGTCCACGTCGGTGGTGCCGATCAGGGTGAAGTCGTGCTCGTAGGGGATCGCGAACACGATGCGCCGGTCCGGCTGCTGGAAGATGTAGGCGTGATCGTGCTCGAACAGCCGCGGCACCACGATGTGGCTGCCCTTGACCAGGCGCAGCGCGTGGTCGTGGCCGACCTTGGCCACCTCGTCGAGGAACTGCACCGCCCACGGTCCGGCGGCGTTGACCAGCGCGCGCGCCTGCACCTCCTGGCGGCGACCGTCGGCATGCTCCAGCTGCACCTGCCACACGCCGCCGAGCCGGCGCGCGGCGACGCAGCGGGTACGGGTCAGTATCCTGGCGCCGCGTTGCGCCGCATCCAGCGCATTGAGCACCACCAGCCGCGCGTCCTGCACCCAGGCGTCGGAATAGACGAAGCCGGTGCGGAATTCCTCGCGCAGCGGCGCGCCGACCGGGTCCGAGCGCAACGCCATGCGCCTGGAGCCCGGCAGGGTGCGACGGCCGCGGCCCAGATGGTCGTACAGGAACAGGCCGGTGCGGATCATCCACGCCGGGCGCAGGTGCGGCTGGTGCGGCAGCAGGAAGCGCAGCGGCCAGATGATGTGCGGGGCCAGGCGCAGCAGCACTTCGCGTTCGGCCAGCGCCTTGCCGACCAGCGCGAATTCGTACTGCTCCAGGTAGCGCAGCCCGCCGTGGATCAGCTTGGTGCTGGCGCTGGAGGTGTGCGAGGCCAGGTCGTCGCGCTCGCACAGGCACACCGACAGGCCACGGCCCACCGCGTCGCGGGCGATGCCCACGCCGTTGATGCCGCCACCGACCACCAGCACATCGTAGATCTCGCGCATTGCCTGACTCCGGAAGCGTCGTGTCCCCGGGCGGCGAACGCTCGGGTCGACGACGAAGGACGAAAAGATCGTAAACGAACATTTTCGAACATAGCACGCTGCAGTGCAGCGTGGAGTCGAGCGAACCTGCCGGTAACGGCGGCAGGGCGTGGCGAAAACCGGCGTTTTCTTGCCAGTCAGCCCGCTGGAATAGCGACCCTCAGCAGGATTTAACGGCACAATAACGAAATAATTCGAACATAAACGCGCATGAAATGCGCGCTTGCCCGGCGTGCAGCCGACCGCCGGCGCACGCAGGCCTGCAAGCAATGCGCAGTGGCCGCTCAGTCCAGGTCGGCGTGGTCGCTGCCCGCCGTGGCCGCCGTGACCGCTTCATCGTCAGCGTCGTTGTCGGCGACGAACACCCGGGTGCCGGCCGCGGCCAGCACCGCGGCCAGGTCCGGCGGCGGCGCGCGGTCGGTGAACCAGGCCTGGACCCGCGCGATCGGCCCGAGCCGGACCATCGCATTGCGGCCGAGCTTGCTGTGGTCGGCGGCCAGGAACACCTGCCGCGAGTGCTCGATGATGGCCTGCGCCACCCGCACCTCGTGGAAATCGAAATCCAGCAAGGTGCCGTCCGGATCGATGCCGGAAATGCCGATCACCCCGAAATCCACCTTGAACTGGCGGATCAGCTCGATCGTGGCCTCGCCGGTCACGCCCTGGTCGCGGCCGCGCACGCGCCCGCCAGCCACCATCACCTCGAAGCTCGGATTGGCGCTCATCATCACCGCCACGTTGAGGTTGTTGGTGATCACCCGCAGCCCGCTGTGCCCCATCAGCGCGCGCGCCACGTCCTCGTTGGTGGTGCCGATGTTGATGAACAGCGAGGCGTCGTCGGGAATGTGCTGCGCCAGCAGCGTGGCGATGCGCCGCTTCTCCTGCGCCTGCAGCGCCTTGCGCGCCGTGTAGGCCAGGTTCTCCACGCTCGACGGCAGGCTGACGCCGCCGTGGTAGCGGCGCAGCAGGCCGGCCTCGCACAGCAGCGCCAGGTCGCGGCGGATGGTCTGCGGGGTCACCTCGAAGCGCGTGGCCAGCCCTTCCACCTCGGCATAGCCCTGCTGCCGCACCAGCGCCACCAGTTGCTCCTGGCGCGGATTGAGCGCAGGCAGCGCGCCGGGCTTGGGGATCGTGTTGTCCATGCGCCGATGATGGCGCATGCGCGAACGGATGCAAACGCCGGCGACCGCGGCGATCGCCATCGCGCACAGCGCATCGACGCATCCGCGGCCGGCGTCGCGGCACGCGGCGCGCCTCCCCGGCCATCGTCGACACGGCCTAGACTACGCACCCCGCCGGACGCCACCGGCAGCACCGGACCGGCCATGATCAACAACGACGTACTGCGCTCCATCCGCTACATGCTCGACCTGAGCGACCAGATGATCGTGGACACGGTGCACCTGGCCGA includes these proteins:
- the glpD gene encoding glycerol-3-phosphate dehydrogenase produces the protein MREIYDVLVVGGGINGVGIARDAVGRGLSVCLCERDDLASHTSSASTKLIHGGLRYLEQYEFALVGKALAEREVLLRLAPHIIWPLRFLLPHQPHLRPAWMIRTGLFLYDHLGRGRRTLPGSRRMALRSDPVGAPLREEFRTGFVYSDAWVQDARLVVLNALDAAQRGARILTRTRCVAARRLGGVWQVQLEHADGRRQEVQARALVNAAGPWAVQFLDEVAKVGHDHALRLVKGSHIVVPRLFEHDHAYIFQQPDRRIVFAIPYEHDFTLIGTTDVDYRADPSAPKIDAEETRYLCEAANRYFLRQIAPGDVVWSYSGVRPLLDDEEDNAAEVTRDYLLELDADGGAALLNVFGGKLTTYRKLAEEAVDRLVAHAGRKAPAWTVRGAPLPGGERRDIHVLAQELRATRPWLSEASAWRLARNYGTRATLLLGEASSLQALGEHFGADLYQAEVDYLREHEWVTQADDLLWRRSKLGLRIDAAGRQRLIDYLQQAPAAVAAAPA
- the glpK gene encoding glycerol kinase GlpK, which encodes MEKTFILAIDQGTTSSRAILFDRKGRIVGMAQREFGQIFPQPGWVEHNPREIMTSVYTTITELLNNQQVDASAIAGIGITNQRETAVVWDRATGQPIYNAIVWQSRQTKDICEQLKAAGHEDMVRAKTGLLIDAYFSGTKVKWILDHVEGARERAQRGELAFGTIDSWLIWNLTAGKVHVTDYTNASRTLLYNIHELRWDEELLQMLDIPASMLPQVRSSSEIYGTTQGQYFYGHEVPIAGIAGDQQAALFGQACFEPGMAKNTYGTGCFMLMNTGEKAVESKNGLLTTIAWGVDGKVVYALEGAIFVAGSVVQWLRDGLRMLGKASDSEEYAERAGDNDGVYFVPAFVGLGAPYWRSDIRGAVFGLTRGTTKEHFIRAAVESMAYQTRDVLTAMQVDSGIELKELRADGGAISNDFMAQFQSDILDVPVLRPEVAETTALGAAYLAGLATGFWKDRAEIAQQWAVDRRFEPSMPAERREHLYAGWQQAVEATMGFRIR
- a CDS encoding DeoR family transcriptional regulator, whose product is MRHHRRMDNTIPKPGALPALNPRQEQLVALVRQQGYAEVEGLATRFEVTPQTIRRDLALLCEAGLLRRYHGGVSLPSSVENLAYTARKALQAQEKRRIATLLAQHIPDDASLFINIGTTNEDVARALMGHSGLRVITNNLNVAVMMSANPSFEVMVAGGRVRGRDQGVTGEATIELIRQFKVDFGVIGISGIDPDGTLLDFDFHEVRVAQAIIEHSRQVFLAADHSKLGRNAMVRLGPIARVQAWFTDRAPPPDLAAVLAAAGTRVFVADNDADDEAVTAATAGSDHADLD
- a CDS encoding aquaporin family protein codes for the protein MNRQLLGELISEAVAMVIIIAFGCSVACMYVLYDPSPYQHAYWGVCMAWGLAVTIAIYVTASVSGTHANPAVTLALALFRGFAWKKVLPYWAAQVGGAFLGAAIVYLLFAPVIDHYNQTQHLTRAAGGAAGVFFTAPGLAITPMHALRDQVILTAFLIFGIFAITERYNEAAPGANAGALIIGLLVATIGASMGYLEAWAINPARDFGPRLFAYFAGWGASALPSADSYWWIPIVGPLVGGVIGGAAYQWLIYPFLPARVKALEKEAASRRA